In the genome of Segatella copri, one region contains:
- a CDS encoding ParA family protein, with the protein MAKQAKIIAFANHKGGVGKTTTTASMGSILAAKGYKVLLIDLDAQANLTSSLLKGNVENTIYDGLKEQSSKSLIIYKVREDVKLDIIPADLNLAQADLELAGKMARERILSDLLEDYKEQYDYIFIDCPPSLGLLTLNALTASDYAIIPLVAEVLPFNGLKMIFDFINKIKKVLNPRINIFGIVITRWEQTKLSKNIEEGLRTQLHEMVFSTKIRKNVTIAQAPLEAVNIVDYDKKSNGAIDYMSLVDEFLERMK; encoded by the coding sequence ATGGCTAAACAAGCAAAGATTATCGCCTTCGCCAACCATAAAGGTGGTGTCGGTAAGACAACAACAACAGCAAGTATGGGTTCTATCTTAGCCGCAAAGGGATATAAGGTTCTTCTTATAGATCTTGACGCTCAGGCAAACCTTACAAGTTCGCTCCTCAAAGGAAATGTCGAGAATACCATCTACGATGGATTAAAAGAACAGTCTTCCAAATCCCTTATTATATATAAGGTAAGAGAAGACGTTAAATTGGATATCATTCCTGCTGACCTCAACCTTGCCCAGGCTGATTTGGAACTGGCAGGTAAAATGGCTCGTGAAAGAATCCTTTCCGATCTTCTTGAAGACTACAAGGAGCAGTATGATTACATCTTCATTGATTGTCCTCCGTCACTCGGTCTGCTGACGTTAAATGCTCTTACTGCATCAGATTATGCCATAATACCACTTGTCGCGGAAGTATTGCCATTCAATGGATTGAAGATGATTTTTGACTTCATAAATAAGATTAAGAAAGTTCTCAATCCAAGAATCAATATATTTGGTATTGTAATTACCAGATGGGAACAGACAAAGTTAAGTAAGAATATTGAGGAAGGTCTTCGTACTCAACTCCACGAAATGGTATTTTCAACGAAAATACGCAAGAATGTGACTATTGCGCAAGCCCCATTGGAAGCTGTCAATATTGTCGATTATGACAAGAAAAGTAATGGTGCTATTGACTACATGTCACTTGTTGATGAGTTTTTGGAGAGAATGAAATAG
- a CDS encoding nucleotidyl transferase AbiEii/AbiGii toxin family protein, with protein MRLHENRDLFSDALQAASQPIEDGGLGIKSIFIEKDYWICRSLSLMAANDKDNRAIFKGGTSLTKAYGIGSRFSEDIDIAISEAWTLSGNQLKMLIKRTAKSMTEGLQEMDMPGFTSKGSHYHKAYYSYPRAIDTLQVGAIKAGQLLVEINSFANPYPFQKCKLQSFLTEFLQKTGNENLIEEYDMQPFEVNVLDRRRTLTEKLVSLLRCSLADNYISELTAKIRHFYDLHFLLNDAETQDYLKSDAFKLDFSNLFAQDQQRFDKPEGWQNKDIMDSPIISDLHNVWSVLSNVYAKELPDLAYKDIPTIENIENSMEQLISYLPK; from the coding sequence ATGAGATTACATGAAAACAGGGATTTGTTCTCTGATGCATTGCAAGCAGCATCGCAACCTATAGAAGATGGAGGACTCGGCATTAAGAGCATCTTCATCGAGAAGGACTATTGGATTTGTCGATCGTTGTCTTTGATGGCTGCGAACGACAAGGATAACCGTGCCATTTTCAAAGGAGGAACAAGTCTTACAAAAGCATATGGTATCGGTAGTAGATTCTCAGAAGACATAGATATTGCTATCTCTGAGGCATGGACGCTCAGCGGCAACCAATTGAAGATGCTGATCAAGAGAACTGCCAAAAGCATGACGGAAGGTCTGCAGGAAATGGATATGCCTGGTTTTACGAGCAAGGGTTCTCATTATCACAAGGCATACTATTCTTATCCACGAGCCATTGATACATTACAAGTAGGTGCTATCAAAGCAGGACAGTTGCTTGTCGAAATCAATTCATTTGCCAATCCATATCCTTTTCAGAAATGTAAACTGCAAAGCTTCTTGACCGAGTTCTTGCAAAAGACAGGCAACGAGAACTTGATAGAGGAATATGATATGCAACCTTTCGAGGTGAATGTTCTCGACAGGCGTAGGACATTGACTGAAAAATTGGTGTCATTACTTCGGTGTTCCTTGGCCGACAACTACATATCGGAGTTGACAGCCAAGATACGTCATTTCTATGATTTGCATTTTCTCTTGAATGATGCTGAGACACAGGACTATTTGAAAAGTGACGCTTTCAAATTGGACTTCAGCAACTTGTTTGCACAAGACCAACAAAGATTTGACAAGCCCGAAGGATGGCAAAACAAAGACATTATGGATTCTCCAATCATCAGTGACCTGCATAATGTATGGTCAGTGTTAAGCAACGTCTATGCAAAAGAACTTCCTGACCTTGCCTACAAAGATATACCGACTATTGAGAATATCGAAAATAGCATGGAGCAGTTGATTTCGTATTTGCCAAAATAA
- a CDS encoding DUF6088 family protein, which yields MVIASLIKEKLSSTPAGVVLTTRDFGVEMRYQPALAKALNRLVLQGELQKIAKGKYYIPKKTIFGNLKPADSELVKDFLEQNGKIVGYITGTAAFASMGLTTQISSSILVGTNKYRRPITRNGVKISFLLQENAITSSNIPLLRILDALRLIKDIPATSPDECVTNICKAINALSMEQKQELAELSLAYTPYVRALLGAIYENMGLETETISKTLNGVTSYKLPVSDKVLSNKKNWNII from the coding sequence ATGGTTATAGCAAGTCTGATAAAGGAAAAATTGTCATCGACCCCTGCAGGGGTCGTATTGACAACAAGAGATTTTGGGGTGGAGATGCGGTATCAGCCGGCACTTGCCAAAGCTCTCAACCGTCTTGTGCTCCAAGGCGAACTGCAAAAGATAGCAAAGGGGAAATACTATATTCCGAAGAAGACCATTTTTGGAAATCTGAAACCTGCAGATTCTGAACTTGTAAAAGACTTTCTGGAGCAAAATGGCAAGATTGTAGGCTACATTACCGGAACTGCCGCATTTGCATCCATGGGGTTAACTACACAGATAAGCTCATCCATCCTTGTCGGCACAAATAAATATCGGAGACCTATCACAAGGAATGGCGTGAAAATATCTTTCTTGTTACAAGAGAACGCCATAACTTCAAGCAATATTCCACTACTTAGAATATTGGATGCTCTGCGCCTTATAAAGGACATTCCTGCCACTTCACCAGATGAATGTGTGACGAATATTTGCAAAGCAATCAATGCTCTTTCAATGGAACAGAAGCAGGAATTGGCAGAACTATCCTTGGCATACACACCTTATGTAAGAGCTTTGCTTGGAGCCATCTACGAGAACATGGGGCTTGAAACGGAAACCATCAGTAAAACATTGAATGGAGTGACCAGCTACAAGTTGCCAGTCTCCGACAAAGTATTATCAAACAAAAAAAACTGGAACATCATATGA
- a CDS encoding JAB domain-containing protein produces MKQMNYNGFCMEEFPQYKAFNNGLENLTSVELISLIIGTGTKKNVEQARQLFNVMKESLRNIAKARVEDLQVVQGIGDSKAIALQAAIELGKRYNAEKTAERPDLGSSIAIYNYLHPLVRDLDVEECHLLLMNQNFQLIKHVPLSHGGITETSMDVRRIMREVVMNNATILAVAHNHPSNNPHPSKADDIITKNLKAACEIMRIFFMDHIIISDGSYYSYHDRGKL; encoded by the coding sequence ATGAAACAGATGAATTACAATGGTTTTTGCATGGAGGAATTTCCTCAGTATAAGGCTTTTAACAATGGGCTTGAAAACTTGACCTCAGTTGAGTTGATTTCACTGATAATTGGTACAGGAACCAAGAAAAACGTTGAGCAAGCCCGTCAGCTTTTCAATGTAATGAAGGAAAGCTTGCGTAACATCGCTAAGGCTAGAGTGGAGGATTTGCAGGTAGTGCAGGGTATAGGTGACTCTAAAGCGATAGCTCTTCAGGCAGCTATTGAGTTGGGTAAGCGTTATAATGCAGAAAAGACAGCAGAACGTCCCGATTTAGGTAGTAGTATTGCAATATACAATTATCTTCATCCGCTAGTTCGTGATTTGGATGTAGAAGAGTGTCATTTGCTCTTGATGAATCAGAACTTCCAGCTCATAAAGCATGTTCCATTAAGTCATGGTGGAATAACCGAAACTTCTATGGATGTCAGAAGAATCATGAGAGAGGTTGTTATGAACAATGCTACTATTCTGGCTGTAGCCCATAACCATCCATCCAACAACCCTCATCCAAGCAAGGCAGATGATATCATTACCAAAAATCTCAAAGCAGCTTGTGAAATCATGCGCATCTTCTTTATGGACCACATTATCATTTCTGATGGAAGTTATTATTCTTACCATGATAGAGGTAAATTGTAA
- a CDS encoding DUF3575 domain-containing protein, which yields MKKRLFIFGVCLCVAGRLIAQDVHFMMQHEKTAMKSSVHGSKGIPLKLKTNLLYDALHVPNLSAELGLGKNMSIGLDYWYTWFDSNPTHNYWRSYGGGIGIKRYFSGQSYRQSLTGHHIGIVSQMGMYDVEYGKRGNMSDFSYTLGTEYGYVFPLSSRFCLHLFPVWQLASAFQMEQKQQKRS from the coding sequence ATGAAAAAGAGGCTTTTCATTTTCGGTGTCTGCCTGTGTGTTGCAGGAAGACTGATAGCACAGGATGTACATTTCATGATGCAACATGAGAAAACAGCTATGAAATCGTCTGTGCATGGCAGTAAGGGTATACCATTGAAGTTGAAAACCAACCTGCTCTATGATGCTTTGCATGTCCCTAACCTATCAGCAGAGTTGGGGCTAGGAAAGAATATGTCCATAGGACTGGATTACTGGTATACCTGGTTTGACAGCAATCCGACACACAACTACTGGAGAAGTTATGGTGGCGGTATAGGTATAAAGAGATATTTCAGTGGGCAGAGCTACAGGCAATCATTGACTGGGCACCACATTGGCATAGTCAGTCAGATGGGTATGTATGATGTGGAATATGGAAAAAGAGGCAATATGTCCGACTTTTCCTATACGCTGGGAACCGAATATGGCTATGTCTTTCCGCTGAGTTCAAGATTCTGTCTGCATCTGTTTCCGGTTTGGCAGCTGGCATCCGCCTTTCAGATGGAGCAAAAACAACAGAAAAGGTCATAG
- a CDS encoding sulfide:quinone reductase: protein MYNDSISENDKQFADEFSRFVNGKMGSAAKTGKEWANDHRFLVNEKFKVVMAFMEQLAENYKQGCYDPRDEWACQLANEAIEHLREKELYYTMF, encoded by the coding sequence ATGTATAACGATTCAATTAGTGAAAATGACAAGCAGTTTGCAGACGAGTTTTCTCGTTTTGTGAATGGCAAGATGGGTAGCGCAGCCAAAACCGGCAAAGAATGGGCTAATGACCATCGTTTCTTGGTGAATGAAAAGTTCAAGGTTGTAATGGCTTTCATGGAGCAATTGGCTGAGAACTACAAGCAGGGGTGTTACGACCCTCGTGATGAATGGGCGTGCCAGTTGGCTAACGAAGCTATCGAGCACCTTAGAGAGAAGGAACTTTATTATACAATGTTTTAG
- a CDS encoding DUF4134 family protein, with protein sequence MKKMIDPRYLMVLLLVAVSLSASADCGSTDYSGSMGRLYDMVVYVLNMCVFTMRLMYAVASVLAIYSATSIYIKLQAGEEGFTKSVLVLVGSCLFLIGATIVMPAFFGFSYGNTSTLKFW encoded by the coding sequence ATGAAAAAGATGATAGATCCAAGATACCTGATGGTATTGTTACTTGTTGCCGTTTCTCTTTCTGCATCTGCTGATTGTGGTAGTACGGATTATAGTGGCAGTATGGGCAGATTATATGATATGGTAGTATATGTGCTGAACATGTGTGTCTTCACCATGCGCCTGATGTATGCCGTAGCATCTGTTCTTGCCATCTACAGTGCCACCAGTATCTATATCAAACTCCAAGCAGGAGAAGAAGGTTTCACGAAAAGTGTACTCGTCTTGGTGGGAAGTTGTTTATTCCTTATAGGAGCAACAATCGTAATGCCGGCTTTCTTCGGTTTCAGTTATGGCAATACGTCTACGTTAAAATTTTGGTAG
- a CDS encoding DUF4134 domain-containing protein: MVMMLLFVFTIGVFAQDAAGNFSAGTKALTTATEEIAKYVPIVVKLCYAIAGVVAVVGAITVYIAMNNEENDIKKKIMMTVGACIFLIAAAQALPLFFGVTNV; the protein is encoded by the coding sequence ATGGTGATGATGCTTCTTTTCGTATTTACAATTGGCGTGTTCGCCCAGGATGCAGCTGGAAACTTCTCGGCAGGTACGAAGGCGTTGACTACAGCAACCGAGGAAATAGCCAAGTATGTACCTATCGTTGTGAAGCTTTGCTATGCCATCGCAGGTGTTGTTGCCGTTGTAGGTGCGATCACAGTTTATATTGCGATGAACAACGAGGAGAACGACATCAAGAAGAAGATTATGATGACCGTAGGTGCATGTATCTTCCTCATTGCAGCTGCTCAGGCATTGCCATTGTTCTTTGGTGTAACCAACGTTTAA
- a CDS encoding DUF4133 domain-containing protein produces the protein MASDNQGQYPDYPVFKGLQKPLEFLGLQGRYIYWAAGAVGGGILGFLIFYMWIGFIVGLVYLTIVIGFGGAMIFIKQHKGLHSKKHSKGVYVLAHLQQYRSR, from the coding sequence ATGGCAAGTGATAATCAAGGGCAATATCCTGATTATCCGGTTTTCAAGGGGCTTCAGAAGCCCCTTGAATTTCTGGGTTTGCAAGGAAGGTATATCTATTGGGCAGCCGGCGCAGTTGGTGGTGGCATTCTAGGCTTTTTGATATTCTACATGTGGATTGGTTTCATTGTAGGACTTGTCTATCTCACCATCGTAATAGGTTTTGGTGGAGCGATGATATTCATCAAGCAGCATAAGGGATTGCATTCCAAGAAACATAGTAAAGGCGTATATGTACTTGCCCACCTGCAACAGTATAGAAGCAGATGA
- a CDS encoding helicase HerA domain-containing protein, whose amino-acid sequence MSIFVIVVFISILVGMAISVSAFGTGGKRAKMFENIYFSVEDVDGIGVVYTKKGDYSAILKMENPVRKYSADIDNYYDFTALMASVMQLLGDGYAIHKQDIFVRKKFDMNMISSENKDSKKRFLSDAYFRFFNGRTYTESTTYLTITQRGKSGGLKTYDSNKWRDFLVKIRKVEDRLKSGEISCKFLTSKECQEFADRFFAVDFTNEKVSMSNFKVDSEEIGMGNFHVKVYSLLDIDNVGLPSNLRPYSETTVNNAVLPEDLLSEIDHIPGVDTVIYNQILFLPNQKREMAKLDKKKNRHASIPNPSNLIAVEDIKAVQNEIARNSKTLVYAHFNLVIKIDADKDFQKITNNLENIFSKYSINISKRAYNQLELFVASFPGNCFRLNQDYDQFLTLSEAALCLMYKEHQAKGDQSSLKCYYTDRQGVPMPIDTTGKEGKVKYTNNSNFFVLGPSGSGKSFFMNTVMRQYYEQDTDVVIVDTGDSYEGICSYFGGTYISYTKEKPISMNPFKITKMEYEQNFGEKKNFLKNLIFQIYKGASQPSMLEETIINQTIVEYYEAYFQPFEGFTDEEREKMKDAILLQDKANGKYEEYEQKMEERYGEEFNLELTENRELSEKDKRRVPKLKAIIDDSAATEGEKEQAKKALQRLTPEVIENNYLMRIERKLEKVERQKKKLKVTDLSFNTYYEFVLERIPQIMKQQNISFDIHNFATILKPFYKGGEKEYILNNDLDASLFDEKFIVFEIDKVKDDKVLFPIIVLIIMDVFTQKMRIKKGRKCLVIEEAWKAIATPTMAEYIKYLYKTARKHWAMVGVVTQEIQDITSSPIVKEAIINNSDVFMLLDQSKFKDKFDEIKATLALTDNDCKKIFTINRLDNKDGRTYFKEVFLKRGQSGEVLGVEEPPECYMAYTTEKAEKEALKLYLKLMQTDYQHAIEQFVSDWHNSGIGKCLEFSQKVLKEKKVFFYKKKNG is encoded by the coding sequence ATTTCAATTTTTGTTATTGTCGTATTTATCTCCATCCTGGTGGGTATGGCTATTTCCGTGAGTGCGTTTGGTACTGGCGGTAAGCGAGCCAAGATGTTTGAAAATATCTATTTCAGTGTAGAGGATGTGGATGGAATTGGCGTGGTGTATACAAAGAAGGGTGATTATTCTGCCATTCTCAAAATGGAGAATCCTGTAAGAAAATATTCAGCAGATATAGATAACTATTACGACTTCACCGCCCTGATGGCATCTGTAATGCAATTGTTGGGAGACGGATATGCCATCCATAAGCAGGATATCTTTGTCCGTAAGAAATTTGATATGAACATGATATCTTCTGAGAACAAAGATAGCAAGAAGCGTTTCCTTTCAGACGCATATTTCCGTTTCTTCAATGGTAGAACCTATACAGAGAGCACTACTTATCTCACTATTACACAGCGAGGCAAGAGTGGTGGTCTCAAAACCTACGACTCTAACAAATGGAGAGATTTTCTCGTGAAGATACGTAAAGTGGAAGACCGTTTGAAGAGTGGCGAGATAAGCTGCAAGTTCCTCACATCCAAGGAATGCCAGGAGTTTGCAGATCGTTTCTTTGCGGTTGATTTCACAAATGAGAAAGTAAGCATGTCCAATTTCAAGGTAGACAGTGAAGAAATCGGCATGGGCAATTTCCACGTGAAAGTGTACAGTCTCCTAGATATAGACAATGTAGGATTACCGAGCAATCTCCGTCCCTATAGTGAAACAACAGTCAACAATGCCGTTCTTCCAGAGGATTTGCTCTCAGAGATAGACCATATCCCTGGTGTAGATACCGTTATTTATAATCAGATTCTCTTCCTTCCTAACCAGAAGAGAGAGATGGCAAAGCTGGATAAGAAGAAAAACCGCCATGCTTCTATCCCGAATCCATCCAATCTGATAGCAGTAGAAGATATCAAGGCTGTTCAGAACGAAATTGCAAGAAATAGCAAAACCCTTGTATATGCACACTTTAATCTCGTCATAAAGATTGACGCAGACAAGGATTTTCAGAAGATTACCAACAATTTGGAAAACATCTTCTCCAAATACAGCATCAATATCTCCAAGCGTGCCTATAACCAGTTGGAACTGTTCGTGGCAAGCTTTCCTGGCAACTGTTTCCGTCTCAACCAGGACTATGATCAGTTCCTTACGTTGTCAGAGGCAGCTCTGTGTCTGATGTATAAGGAGCATCAAGCCAAGGGAGACCAGTCTTCCCTGAAATGCTACTATACAGACCGCCAGGGTGTTCCGATGCCTATAGATACCACCGGTAAGGAAGGAAAGGTGAAGTATACCAACAACTCCAATTTCTTCGTATTGGGACCCTCCGGAAGCGGAAAGAGCTTCTTCATGAACACGGTGATGCGACAATATTATGAGCAGGACACAGATGTTGTGATTGTAGATACCGGTGACAGCTATGAGGGAATCTGCAGCTACTTCGGGGGAACCTACATTTCCTACACCAAGGAAAAGCCTATCTCCATGAATCCGTTCAAGATAACCAAGATGGAGTATGAGCAGAACTTCGGAGAGAAGAAAAACTTCCTGAAGAACCTTATCTTCCAGATATATAAGGGAGCCAGCCAACCATCGATGCTGGAAGAGACCATCATCAACCAGACCATCGTGGAGTATTATGAAGCCTACTTCCAACCTTTCGAAGGTTTTACGGACGAAGAGCGTGAAAAAATGAAAGATGCCATCCTGCTTCAGGATAAGGCCAACGGCAAGTATGAAGAGTATGAGCAGAAAATGGAAGAGCGTTATGGCGAGGAGTTTAACCTGGAACTTACTGAAAATAGGGAGCTTTCTGAAAAAGATAAGCGCAGGGTACCGAAGCTCAAAGCCATCATCGATGACAGCGCAGCTACCGAGGGCGAGAAGGAACAGGCAAAGAAAGCCCTTCAGCGACTCACCCCGGAAGTTATTGAAAATAACTATCTTATGCGTATTGAAAGAAAACTGGAGAAGGTGGAGCGACAGAAGAAGAAGTTGAAGGTAACAGATCTGTCATTCAACACCTACTATGAGTTTGTCCTAGAGCGTATTCCGCAGATTATGAAACAGCAGAACATCAGTTTCGATATCCATAATTTTGCAACGATTCTCAAACCTTTCTATAAAGGTGGAGAGAAGGAATACATTCTTAACAACGATTTGGATGCTTCTCTCTTTGATGAGAAGTTCATCGTCTTCGAGATTGATAAGGTGAAGGATGACAAAGTCCTCTTCCCTATCATCGTGCTCATCATCATGGACGTGTTCACCCAAAAGATGCGTATCAAGAAGGGCAGAAAATGCCTGGTTATCGAGGAAGCCTGGAAAGCCATAGCCACACCGACGATGGCAGAATATATCAAGTATCTCTATAAGACCGCCCGTAAGCACTGGGCAATGGTGGGTGTTGTGACCCAGGAGATACAGGATATAACCTCCTCCCCTATCGTGAAGGAAGCCATCATCAACAATTCCGATGTGTTCATGCTTCTCGACCAGAGTAAGTTTAAGGATAAGTTTGATGAGATCAAGGCAACCCTTGCACTCACCGATAATGACTGCAAGAAGATTTTCACCATCAACCGTCTTGACAACAAGGACGGACGAACCTATTTCAAGGAAGTCTTTCTGAAAAGGGGTCAGTCTGGTGAAGTATTGGGTGTAGAGGAACCGCCAGAGTGTTATATGGCGTATACTACTGAGAAAGCAGAAAAGGAAGCCTTGAAGCTCTATCTCAAACTTATGCAGACAGACTACCAGCATGCCATTGAGCAGTTTGTAAGCGACTGGCACAACAGCGGTATCGGCAAATGTCTGGAGTTCTCTCAGAAAGTATTGAAAGAGAAGAAAGTCTTTTTTTACAAGAAAAAAAATGGATAA
- a CDS encoding DUF5045 domain-containing protein produces MKSLIKGNIAAFLLVLSSSPLSAQTYNHESAIMNQFTVMEIGAGSLTPREYYNLTHKNYQKSATLTNKQSFRTKTQQNMMKEISLAENVDSVLSRRAKVEALNIANRTPGAADVAWQMEKGKIEGAMSNFQQNINKITLYGGTSDDYKDWSNVYHSLAFAIKVTRESYMDLGSRKREYLTIYRDIVKKNLTLTKQLRTLKAVKTMKEVSSKATKVDRVTSNATVATDALGRWQHSLAVNGFHKKN; encoded by the coding sequence ATGAAAAGTTTAATCAAAGGCAATATTGCAGCATTCCTACTAGTGCTGAGCAGCAGTCCGTTGTCAGCCCAGACATATAATCATGAGTCAGCCATCATGAACCAGTTTACGGTGATGGAGATTGGAGCCGGGAGCCTTACTCCTAGAGAATATTATAATCTCACGCATAAAAACTACCAGAAGTCAGCCACCCTTACCAACAAGCAGAGTTTCCGTACCAAGACGCAGCAGAATATGATGAAGGAAATCTCCCTTGCAGAAAATGTAGATTCAGTCTTGTCCAGAAGAGCTAAGGTCGAAGCACTGAATATCGCCAACCGTACTCCAGGAGCTGCCGATGTGGCCTGGCAGATGGAAAAGGGAAAGATAGAAGGAGCCATGAGCAACTTCCAGCAGAACATCAACAAGATAACCCTATATGGTGGAACTTCTGACGATTACAAAGACTGGAGTAATGTGTATCATAGTCTCGCTTTTGCTATCAAGGTAACAAGAGAGTCCTATATGGATCTGGGAAGCAGAAAGCGAGAATATCTTACCATCTACCGTGACATCGTAAAAAAGAACCTTACTCTGACTAAACAGCTTCGCACATTGAAAGCTGTAAAGACAATGAAGGAAGTCAGCAGTAAGGCAACGAAGGTAGACCGGGTAACGAGTAATGCTACGGTAGCCACAGATGCCTTGGGAAGGTGGCAACATTCACTAGCCGTAAACGGTTTCCATAAAAAGAACTAG
- the traK gene encoding conjugative transposon protein TraK → MAVLKNVENKIKLVMVVSSLFLIGCIIVSLGSFFIARGMVDDAHKKVYVLDGNVPILVKQTTMDETFDVEAKSDIEMFHQFFFTLAPDDKYIQYTMRKAMYLVDETGLAQYNALKEKGFYNNIIGTSTICSIYCDSIKLNTDSLTFVYYGRQRIERRTSILMRQLVTAGNLKRVPRTENNPHGILITNWRTLKNKDLEETKKSDY, encoded by the coding sequence ATGGCAGTATTAAAGAATGTAGAGAATAAGATCAAACTTGTGATGGTAGTGAGCAGCCTGTTTCTGATAGGCTGCATCATCGTGAGTTTAGGCAGTTTCTTCATTGCAAGGGGCATGGTTGACGATGCCCATAAGAAAGTGTATGTGTTGGACGGCAACGTCCCCATCCTGGTGAAACAAACCACGATGGATGAAACCTTCGACGTAGAGGCAAAGAGTGATATAGAAATGTTCCACCAGTTCTTCTTCACTCTCGCACCGGATGACAAGTATATCCAATATACGATGCGCAAGGCAATGTATCTCGTTGACGAGACCGGTCTGGCACAGTATAATGCTTTGAAAGAAAAGGGCTTCTATAACAACATCATCGGTACGAGTACCATCTGCAGCATCTATTGTGACAGCATCAAGCTGAATACCGACTCCCTCACCTTCGTCTACTACGGCAGACAGCGAATAGAGCGCAGAACCAGCATTCTGATGCGCCAACTTGTAACGGCAGGAAACTTGAAGAGAGTACCAAGAACAGAGAACAACCCTCATGGAATCCTCATCACCAACTGGCGAACCTTGAAAAACAAGGATCTGGAAGAAACCAAGAAGTCAGATTATTAA
- the traM gene encoding conjugative transposon protein TraM codes for MDIKKINFKQPKYLLPAIIYLPLLFVGYFIIDMFNVEVSDTTNKKLKTTDYLSSELPEAYTDSILGDKMTNTENQFGRISDLSGVQNVENDNDSVNQKKDFESKYSEDEARKVRMQQAEEKRKLAEMQERVRANRSDANKDDFVDPLKDSEIASAQRRRRQRSWEEMNKTLSGSDSYMTSNDETVSEGGPHENSNIVSGTPSTGSTASYNSHSDNASYDNSRTADSEDEPEKVVKKTKQVSEYFNTLGAADGKNKLISAIIDEEVKAVDGSRVRLRLLDDIEIGDETIRKGTYLYATMSGFGKQRVQGKVESIFYDEDIIKVSLSIYDTDGMEGLYVPLSSFREATKDIASSAMQGGSMLDNSTTSSSGIRSWANQAAQNATQKVMNAFGTAVKKNKVRLKYGTKVYLMDESQKDKEKRK; via the coding sequence ATGGATATAAAGAAAATTAACTTCAAGCAGCCCAAGTATCTGTTGCCGGCTATCATCTATCTGCCACTTCTGTTTGTTGGTTATTTCATCATTGACATGTTCAACGTTGAAGTCTCAGATACTACCAACAAGAAGTTGAAGACAACGGATTATCTGTCGAGTGAGTTGCCGGAGGCATATACCGATAGCATCCTGGGAGACAAGATGACCAATACGGAAAATCAGTTTGGTAGAATCTCAGACCTTTCCGGAGTGCAGAATGTAGAGAACGACAATGACTCTGTCAATCAGAAAAAGGATTTTGAATCTAAGTACAGCGAGGATGAAGCCAGGAAAGTTCGCATGCAGCAAGCCGAGGAAAAGCGAAAACTTGCAGAAATGCAAGAACGTGTGAGAGCCAACCGCAGCGATGCCAACAAGGACGATTTCGTAGATCCTCTGAAAGACTCTGAAATCGCTTCTGCCCAACGCCGGAGAAGACAGAGAAGCTGGGAAGAGATGAATAAGACTCTCTCTGGTAGCGACAGCTATATGACAAGTAATGACGAAACAGTCTCAGAAGGTGGACCCCATGAAAATAGCAACATTGTAAGTGGAACTCCTTCCACTGGAAGTACAGCCTCTTACAACAGCCATTCAGATAATGCTTCTTATGACAACAGCAGAACCGCTGACAGTGAAGACGAACCAGAAAAAGTAGTGAAGAAGACCAAACAGGTATCAGAATACTTCAATACTTTAGGTGCAGCCGATGGCAAGAACAAACTCATTTCAGCCATCATTGATGAAGAGGTGAAAGCTGTAGATGGTAGCCGGGTGAGACTCCGTCTGCTGGACGATATAGAGATTGGAGACGAAACCATCAGGAAGGGAACCTATCTGTATGCCACCATGAGCGGCTTCGGCAAACAGCGTGTGCAGGGTAAGGTAGAAAGCATCTTCTATGATGAAGATATCATCAAGGTAAGCCTCAGTATTTATGATACCGATGGTATGGAGGGCTTGTATGTTCCACTGAGCAGTTTCAGGGAAGCCACCAAGGATATAGCCAGTTCAGCCATGCAGGGCGGTTCCATGCTTGACAATTCAACCACGTCATCTTCCGGTATTCGCAGCTGGGCAAACCAGGCTGCCCAGAATGCCACCCAGAAGGTCATGAACGCCTTCGGTACTGCCGTGAAGAAGAATAAGGTACGATTGAAGTATGGCACTAAGGTTTATCTTATGGATGAAAGCCAGAAAGACAAAGAGAAAAGAAAGTAA